The Vanessa cardui chromosome 9, ilVanCard2.1, whole genome shotgun sequence genome has a window encoding:
- the LOC124532355 gene encoding PCI domain-containing protein 2 → MATGTLSQYIQTVERMFRLGEGYELARLLSLRDAHVVNRNLRSSDIATMVEGNCVAPLDELIICHLLCVKAICEKEFLEAYSHQSQCVVTIVKILQNQKEQNWCLPLMYTVCLDLRLVAQKAETAQSNGKILEKAAESLLSCFRVCAADNRTSDDDTKRLGMLYLVNQLLKVYFRINKLHLCKPLIRAIDSSPLWYQFPLAQQITYRYFVGRKAMFDSDYRMADEYLSFAFQKCHRKSHKNKRLILTYLIPVKMLLGYMPTRGLLQKYDLLQFWDLTSVVKNGDLRGIDRIMEMHENFFISAGIYLIVEKLKIIAYRNLFRKVFLAENTHQIEIASFQAALQISGQEDVDSDETLCIVANLIFLGKIKGYMSYQHKKVVVSKQNAFPPLSTL, encoded by the exons ATGGCAACCGGCACTCTTAGCCAGTATATTCAGACGGTGGAGAGAATGTTTAGACTTGGAGAAGGCTACGAGCTTGCGCGTCTTCTGTCCCTCAGGGATGCACATGTTGTTAATAGGAATCTTCGGTCCAGTGATATTGCTACCATGGTGGAAGGCAACTGCGTAGCACCCCTCGATGAGCTTATTATCTGCCATTTATTATGTGTCaag GCCATCTGTGAAAAGGAATTCTTAGAAGCTTACAGTCATCAAAGTCAGTGTGTTGTAACTATTGTAAAAATTCTGCAAAATCAAAAGGAACAAAACTGGTGTCTTCCTCTAATGTACACTGTCTGCTTGGATTTAAGACTGGTTGCCCAAAAGGCTGAGACAG ctCAAAGCAATGGCAAGATTTTGGAAAAAGCTGCTGAGAGCTTGCTATCCTGTTTCAGAGTCTGTGCAGCTGACAACAGAACATCAGATGATGATACAAAACGACTCGGCATGTTATATCTCGTTAATCAACTTCTTAAAGTTTATTTCCGcattaataaattgcatttgTGTAAACCACTCATAAGAGCCATTGACTCTTCACCGCTCTGGTACCAGTTTCCATTGGCTCAACAAATTACATATAGATACTTTGTAGGGCGCAAAGCAATGTTTGATTCTGACTACAGAATGGCAGATGAATACTTATCTTTTGCTTTCCAAAAATGTCATAGAAAAAGTCATAAGAATAAAAGACTTATTTTAACATACCTAATACCAGTTAAAATGTTATTAGGCTACATGCCAACAAGGGGTCTGCTTCAGAAATACGATCTCCTACAGTTCTGGGATTTGACGTCAGTTGTTAAGAATGGTGACTTGAGAGGCATAGATAGAATAATGGAGATGCATGAAAATTTCTTCATCAGTGCTGGTATTTACTTGATTGTtgagaaattgaaaataattgcaTACAGGAATCTGTTCAGAAAAGTATTTTTGGCTGAAAACACACACCAAATCGAAATAGCCAGTTTCCAAGCGGCATTACAAATAAGTGGGCAAGAGGATGTGGACTCTGATGAAACACTATGCATTGTCGCCAATTTGATCTTCCTCGGCAAAATCAAAGGTTATATGTCATATCAACACAAAAAAGTAGTCGTTAGTAAGCAAAACGCATTCCCGCCGTTATCgactttgtaa